A window of the Brachybacterium avium genome harbors these coding sequences:
- a CDS encoding MinD/ParA family ATP-binding protein has product MSERTNQPSYAALEVASSGDHRLAASEGWRRRLALATLGLVKLRPGKEELSRLEDERDAGLQLSRPMTVAVANHKGSAGKTPVVALLAAILGEHRGGGVVAWDNNENQGTLGLRTAAGRFPTTAVDLLDSAELFETGRGGTGDLGRFLRHQQVGKFDVLASAEDSRSMRMIGHDEFMRLHAILSRFYQLIVVDTGNSLLAPNWTAAADTADVLVIPLRWSYDHVRSAQQMIVQLHEMGRDDLVRNAVTVISHVRGAAVDHENAPKWRAWFEENTAEVLEIPYDSHIDAGSRLSFDRLAAPTQRAFLRLGATVSRTLASIDNPYLSAAPITEGT; this is encoded by the coding sequence GTGAGTGAGCGCACAAATCAGCCGTCATACGCCGCCCTCGAGGTGGCCTCTTCCGGTGACCACCGACTGGCGGCGTCGGAGGGGTGGCGTCGCCGCCTGGCGCTGGCCACCCTCGGTCTGGTGAAGCTGCGTCCGGGCAAGGAGGAGCTGTCCCGGCTCGAGGACGAGCGCGATGCGGGCCTGCAGCTCTCACGCCCCATGACGGTCGCGGTCGCGAACCACAAGGGTTCGGCCGGGAAGACTCCTGTGGTGGCGCTGCTCGCCGCGATCCTCGGCGAGCATCGCGGCGGCGGGGTCGTCGCCTGGGACAACAATGAGAACCAGGGCACGCTGGGGCTGCGCACCGCAGCGGGGCGGTTCCCCACCACGGCGGTCGACCTGCTGGACAGCGCGGAGCTCTTCGAGACAGGGCGAGGAGGGACGGGCGATCTGGGCCGGTTCCTGCGCCACCAGCAAGTGGGCAAGTTCGACGTGCTCGCCTCTGCGGAGGACTCCCGCAGTATGCGGATGATCGGCCACGACGAGTTCATGAGGCTGCACGCGATCCTCTCGCGCTTCTATCAGCTGATCGTGGTCGACACTGGCAACTCGCTGCTGGCCCCGAACTGGACCGCGGCCGCCGACACCGCCGACGTGCTGGTGATCCCCCTGCGCTGGTCGTACGACCACGTTCGCTCCGCGCAGCAGATGATCGTGCAGCTGCACGAGATGGGCCGCGACGACCTGGTCCGCAACGCGGTCACGGTGATCTCTCACGTGCGCGGCGCCGCGGTCGATCACGAGAACGCACCGAAGTGGCGGGCATGGTTCGAGGAGAACACCGCTGAGGTGCTCGAGATCCCGTACGACTCGCACATCGACGCCGGCTCACGGCTGTCCTTCGATCGTCTCGCTGCTCCCACGCAGCGAGCATTTCTGCGCCTGGGAGCGACCGTCTCCCGGACGTTGGCATCCATCGACAACCCCTACCTCTCTGCTGCACCCATCACGGAAGGAACCTGA